From Zingiber officinale cultivar Zhangliang chromosome 5B, Zo_v1.1, whole genome shotgun sequence, the proteins below share one genomic window:
- the LOC121984274 gene encoding phosphatidylinositol:ceramide inositolphosphotransferase-like, whose translation MTMYIAREASKLWRKICMETAVELQLLMEKWKLLLAGLIFQYIHGLAARGVHYLHQPGPTLQDLGFMLLPELGKERGHLSESLFTFIFLSFVVWTFHPFVYHSKRFYTVLLWLRVLACLAACQALRIITFYSTQLPGPNYHCREGSKLARLPPPETIAEVLLINFPRGILFGCGDLIFSSHMIFTLVFVLAYHKYGSKRFMKFVAWVVAIIQSLLIVASRKHYTVDVVVAWYTVNLVVFFVDKKLPEMPERSSAQPLLPLSAKAKDEKSREEHHKLLNGNIGDTADRRQRLQMNGKHGEDTNHTHSEPLVSGA comes from the exons ATGACGATGTACATTGCTCGCGAGGCTTCCAAG CTATGGAGAAAGATTTGCATGGAAACGGCTGTGGAGCTTCAACTTCTTATGGAGAAGTGGAAACTTCTACTTGCAGGACTCATTTTCCAG TATATTCATGGGCTAGCTGCACGAGGAGTTCATTATCTACATCAACCTGGTCCGACTCTTCAAGATCTTGGGTTTATGCTCCTTCCG GAACTTGGCAAAGAACGTGGCCACCTCAGTGAAAGTCTATTCACTTTCATTTTCTTGTCTTTTGTAGTG TGGACTTTTCATCCGTTTGTTTATCATAGCAAGCGCTTCTACACTGTTCTGCTCTGGCTAAGGGTTTTAGCTTGCCTTGCT GCTTGTCAAGCATTAAGGATCATTACATTCTATTCTACTCAACTTCCTGGTCCTAACTATCATTGTCGTGAG GGGTCAAAGCTTGCCAGGCTGCCCCCACCAGAGACCATTGCCGAAGTGCTACTGATTAACT TTCCTCGTGGAATTCTATTTGGCTGTGGCGATCTCATATTTTCATCCCATATGATATTTACACTTGTTTTTGTACTTGCATACCATAAATATGGATCTAAAAG GTTTATGAAGTTCGTTGCTTGGGTTGTTGCTATTATTCAGAGTTTGCTTATAGTTGCTTCTCGCAAACATTACACTGTAGACGTAGTTGTTGCATG GTATACTGTAAATTTAGTGGTATTCTTCGTTGACAAGAAACTACCAG AAATGCCTGAACGTTCTAGTGCCCAACCATTACTACCATTGAGTGCTAAAGCCAAAGATGAAAAATCCAGAGAAGAGCACCACAAACTATTGAATGGAAATATAGGGGATACTGCTGATCGG AGGCAGAGATTGCAAATGAATGGCAAGCATGGAGAGGATACTAATCACACTCATTCCGAACCTTTAGTGAGCGGTGCTTAG